One genomic window of Medicago truncatula cultivar Jemalong A17 chromosome 1, MtrunA17r5.0-ANR, whole genome shotgun sequence includes the following:
- the LOC25483931 gene encoding thaumatin-like protein 1b, whose protein sequence is MSRSREQFHQSPNRKTTIERENIAPIFTSLQNKINQVISKMKNTHVALCFSLAFLFYAVGGAKVTFTNRCEYTVWPGTLTGDQKPQLSTTGFELGPGATIEVDLPSPWSGRFWGRTGCSNNNGKFSCATADCASGQVGCNGAGAIPPATLVEITVATNGGQDFYDVSNVDGFNVPMSVTPQGGSGDCKTSSCPGNINVVCPSELQVIGSDGSVVACKSACLALNEDKYCCRGDYNTEEKCPPTDYSMVFKNQCPGAYSYAYDDKSSTFTCFARPDYAITFCPSN, encoded by the exons ATGTCAAGAAGCAGAGAGCAATTTCATCAATCACCAAACAGAAAAACTacaattgaaagagaaaatattgCACCAATATTCACAAGCCTGCAAAACAAGATTAATCAAGTCATATCCAAAATGAAGAACACCCATGTTGCTTTATGCTTTAGCTTGGCATTCCTCTTCTATG CGGTTGGAGGAGCTAAGGTGACATTCACAAATAGGTGTGAATACACTGTATGGCCGGGAACGTTAACTGGAGACCAAAAGCCTCAGCTATCAACAACGGGTTTTGAGTTAGGACCTGGAGCAACAATTGAGGTGGACCTTCCATCACCATGGTCGGGTCGATTTTGGGGACGAACCGGATGCTCCAACAACAATGGAAAGTTCAGTTGTGCCACCGCCGATTGTGCCTCTGGTCAAGTCGGTTGTAACGGTGCTGGCGCAATCCCACCAGCAACATTGGTAGAAATAACCGTAGCAACAAACGGGGGACAAGATTTCTACGATGTGAGCAATGTGGATGGATTCAACGTGCCAATGTCTGTAACGCCACAAGGTGGGAGTGGTGACTGCAAAACCTCCAGTTGTCCAGGGAACATTAATGTTGTGTGCCCTTCAGAGCTCCAAGTGATAGGTTCTGATGGGAGTGTGGTTGCTTGTAAGAGCGCTTGTTTGGCTTTAAACGAAGATAAATATTGTTGTCGTGGAGATTACAATACCGAAGAAAAATGTCCACCCACAGACTACTCTATGGTTTTCAAGAACCAATGCCCGGGTGCTTATAGCTATGCTTACGACGATAAGAGCAGCACTTTCACTTGCTTTGCAAGACCCGATTACGCCATCACCTTCTGCCCATCAAATTAA
- the LOC25483933 gene encoding thaumatin-like protein 1b, with protein sequence MTSTRVALCLSFAFLFYVVGGAKVTFTNRCEYTVWPGTLTGDQKPQLSTTGFELGSGVTISVDLPSPWSGRFWGRTGCFNNNGKFSCATADCASGQLGCNGAGAIPPATLVEITVATNGGQDFYDVSNVDGFNVPMSVTPQGGSGDCKTSSCPGNINVVCPSELQVIGTDGSVVACKSACLALNEDKYCCRGDYNTEEKCPPTDYSMVFKNQCPGAYSYAYDDKSSTFTCFARPDYAITFCPSA encoded by the exons ATGACAAGCACTCGTGTTGCTCTATGCCTTAGTTTTGCATTCCTCTTCTATG TTGTTGGAGGAGCTAAGGTGACGTTCACAAATAGGTGTGAATACACTGTATGGCCAGGAACGTTAACCGGAGACCAAAAACCTCAGCTATCAACGACAGGTTTCGAGTTGGGATCTGGAGTTACTATTTCAGTGGACCTTCCATCACCATGGTCTGGTCGATTTTGGGGCCGAACCGGATGCTTCAACAACAATGGAAAGTTCAGCTGTGCCACCGCCGATTGTGCCTCTGGTCAACTCGGTTGCAATGGTGCTGGCGCAATCCCACCAGCAACATTGGTAGAAATAACCGTAGCAACAAACGGGGGACAAGATTTCTATGATGTGAGCAATGTGGATGGATTCAACGTGCCAATGTCTGTAACGCCACAAGGTGGGAGTGGTGACTGCAAAACCTCCAGTTGTCCAGGGAACATCAATGTTGTGTGTCCTTCAGAGCTCCAAGTGATAGGTACTGATGGGAGTGTGGTTGCTTGTAAGAGCGCTTGTTTGGCTTTAAATGAAGATAAATATTGTTGTCGTGGAGATTACAATACCGAAGAAAAATGTCCACCCACAGACTATTCTATGGTTTTCAAGAACCAGTGCCCGGGTGCTTATAGCTATGCTTACGACGATAAGAGCAGCACTTTCACTTGCTTTGCAAGACCCGACTATGCCATCACCTTCTGTCCATCAGCTTGA
- the LOC25483934 gene encoding protein fluG, protein MQLSMTFLSFSFIFLCYLSTFDSVNSHQFGRHKYTETNRVRMDFSVLRKTIESVELVDGHAHNLVAVDSNFSLIHAFSLAHGDAVASTQYSLSFKRNLRDVAELYGCEPTLEAVEEYRRISGLESVSSTCFKAARISTVIFDDGIHLDKILDTEWHRSFTPHVARLVRVERLAENILNEGLPNGTSWTLDSFTKAFLSKLESVADEIVGLKSIAAYYFGLDINTKVTKKEAEEGLQQVLAVFKPVLVANKNLVDYIFLLSLEFSQSHDLPMQLHTGFGDRGLNLRMSNPLYLHNVLEDKRFAKCRIVLLHTSYPFSKEASYLASLYSQVYLDFGLAIPKLSVHGMVSAVKDLLEQAPLNKVMFSTDAYAFPELFYLGAKNAREVVFTVLRDSCIDGDLTVPEAVEVAKDLFARNSINFYNITN, encoded by the exons ATGCAATTATCTATgacttttctctctttttcattcatttttctttgttatctTTCAACATTTGATTCTGTCAACAGTCACCAATTTGGAAGACACAAATACACCGAGACGAACAGAGTGAGAATGGATTTCAGTGTATTGAGAAAAACGATTGAGTCTGTGGAACTTGTGGATGGTCATGCCCATAACTTAGTTGCGGTTGACTCAAACTTTTCTTTGATTCATGCTTTTTCATTAGCGCATGGTGATGCTGTTGCTTCAACACAATACTCTCTATCCTTCAAG AGAAATCTAAGAGATGTTGCTGAGTTGTATGGATGCGAGCCAACTTTGGAAGCTGTTGAAGAATACAGAAGAATTTCAGGATTAGAATCTGTTAGTTCAACATGCTTCAAAGCTGCAAGAATCTCTACAGTGATCTTCGATGATGGGATACATTTGGACAAAATACTTGATACTGAATGGCACAGGAGTTTTACTCCTCATGTCGCTAGACTCGTGAGAGTTGAACGCCTTGCTGAAAATATCCTAAATGAA GGTTTGCCAAATGGAACTTCTTGGACTCTGGATTCATTCACTAAAGCATTTCTCTCCAAGTTGGAATC TGTTGCTGATGAGATAGTTGGTTTGAAAAGCATAGCAGCATACTACTTTGGCCTAGACATCAATACAAAGGTGACTAAAAAGGAAGCTGAGGAAGGTCTGCAGCAGGTGTTAGCTG TTTTCAAGCCTGTCTTGGTAGCAAACAAAAATCTGGTTGACTACATCTTCTTGCTAAGTTTGGAATTTTCTCAATCCCATGACTTGCCAATGCAGCTACACACAGG CTTTGGTGATAGAGGTTTGAATCTAAGAATGTCAAATCCTCTTTATCTCCACAATGTTCTTGAGGACAAGAGATTTGCAAAGTGCAGAATTGTTCTTTTACATACATCATATCCATTCTCAAAGGAAGCATCATATCTGGCTTCTCTGTACTCCCAG GTTTACCTTGATTTTGGCTTGGCTATTCCAAAGCTTAGTGTGCATGGCATGGTTTCTGCAGTGAAAGATCTTTTAGAGCAGGCTCCATTAAACAAG GTGATGTTTAGTACCGATGCCTATGCATTCCCCGAACTCTTCTACTTAG GTGCAAAGAATGCTCGCGAAGTTGTTTTCACGGTTTTGCGTGATTCATGTATTGACGGTGATCTCACTGTTCCGGAGGCTGTGGAAGTTGCAAAAGATCTCTTTGCGCGaaattcaatcaacttctatAATATTACCAACTAA